The nucleotide window aaaaatctcTGGAGTGAGCTCAATCTCATTTCTTAGggatattcaaagaaaaaaaccattgacACACACGAATTTCTTCACCAAAAAATGGCTAAACTAAAGATTGAATTCTCTCTTATCACATGTTGGGAAAATACCCCTAAACTTCTCTCATATTAGTTTATCCTTTTATCTCCACTCATATATATGTCTGCACCTATTTTTATGTATATTGTGCACGGATAAACATACATGAAGCTAACAAACTGAAGGAAACTGTAAGAAGCTACTGgacaaaaagagaaagagaagaaaagtcaGTCATCACCATCCTATTTTGTTACAAATTAAGAGTGGTAAAACACTCAGCcttatttttcagtttctcCTCTTATAGCAAAAAACCCATTAACATAAAGTTTGTGTTTCACTCCCATATAAGTTTTAACCCCAGTGTGCGAACTTAATTTTTGAGGGCTAGCTTGACAGTGATGTAATTAGAGGTCAGATAAATAATAGATAATTATTACAGATAATATATAAAGGGAGAGAATAATTCATTGTTTCTTAAATTTGTTTGTTGTTCTTATGTTTTCTTCCTCAAGAGGGCCAAAGAAATGGGGAGAGGAAAGGTGGTTTTGGAGAGGATAGAGAACAAGATCAGTCGTCAGGTAACTTTCTCCAAGAGAAGAAATGGTTTGCTCAAAAAAGCTTATGAACTCTCGCTTCTTTGCGATGCTGAGGTTGCTCTTATCATCTTTTCTAGCCATGGCAAGCTTTTCGAGTTTAGTAGCATTGAGTAAGCTTATCTTTCTCCCCCCTTTTTCGTTTATTTATATTCCTATCTTCCTCTCCTGCTTTCTTGCTGTTGTTTGCTTCAAGATTCATTCACCAAACTTAGCACAAATGATATAGAGAAAGAGGGAGGGAGATTTGGTTAACACACAGACTTCCTCAGTTCCTTGGATCCACAAGGGAGGGAGATCggatttctttctctctttcctctctttttaatcttttaaattgggGTTTTCAAGTACTACCTAATTCCCAATGCTATCTCGACACGTTTTTGTGTGTCCTTTGTTATCCATGACGCCTCTACAGTCTTCTCAGACTGACagggttggggggggggggtggtgtCTAGGGTTTCTGTCTCTCTTTTGTCTCTGCTGAGACATGTGTCCAGCCAGATTCAAAACTAGTAGTGTATTGAAGAGTCAAATCATGGCATCTTTCCTCGTCTATATTGTTCTTGATCTTTCTCAAGAATCAAGGTAATGACGCGCCAAAACCTGGCTGAGGTGAACCAAGATGGCTTTGGTgcgattactttcctgacaacaTTAATGGTATCTTTCTCTTAGTATTATATATGCTGTGGGTAGGAAGTGAGATCTTCTGGCCAAGAACAGTATCACCACCATCCTGCAGGTTCTGGGCATGCATTTGATGTGATTGTGAATGTGTCTGGATAgttcttccttccttttctaATCTGCCTCTGCATTCTGATGTGATTGCTTTATGATTTGAACAGTGCTTTTAAATTTGGAGCATTGTTTCTCCTCTGTTGACTTCTAGTGATGATGCACATGAGAGTAACATGGCTAAAGCTTTTGTTGTTTGTCCTTCAAATTCCCAATGGAACATACCCAACTCCATTACTAGCTAGGAGCCTGTGAAGAATGAATAAGTGTGTTGTGTATATATCAATTcctaaattcataattatacataaaattatcaactctttaaaaatattaattgactattttgcatttaaaataataacattataataaattatcaatacTAATAAGTAAATTCAACCTCACCTCTgattgagaaaaatattaatattggtaaaatttaaaataataaaaattaggcTCTTTTAGAATGAATCCTAAAGAAATGTTAGTCCCATATTTTCCTTACTGTATACCTCATAAGAACctaaatacaagaaaaagagaagCTAATTAAATCACTTCTAAACTATGTAGTATTATATTGGTACTTTATTTTGATTATCcgagaatttaaaaatatttaaattaaattataattcatcaagtttttaaatttaatcattagTTAATTTcctataaatcatttttttattttggtcttaAGATATTTTTCACTCTTTTGTACTGATATTATTAATGTTAGAAaatgaatgatattttattaaaaactatgtttaaactttttattcatgcatgtatcattaatttatattcaCACTTTTTTGGAACTATTATTCCtagatatatataatttttttagtaaaaattgattttgagaaAACAATTATGTTCAAATCAaccattataataaaattaacttttaatggtgtttatttaaaaaaaaaacttactaaaCTAAATCTTATAATAGATATACATTATAATGACATTTTATAAGtttctttattatatatttttagtggaatttttcttaatttgagtGGTAATTGTGATATATCTTTACATTTGTTTCAAATATTACTTAATGACATTTGAAACAAATACCTTTAGAcccaatttaatataatttaatttaaagttacaTAAATTCCACtaaatttacataaataaagttaattgcttgaaaataaaaatttttaaaaattttattttctaaatgtatcatgcttgttatttatttcttttgaaatttgaacAAATTCAGCTTAGATTAAATCAGCTTAATTATCTCAAGTACTCAAGTGGAAGCTAACTTAAGAGAAACTCAATTTAAATCATTTGTTGGGGGTAGAAACTCAATCTATTTGGCCTATCTGGGATgggataaataagaaataaattacgATCACGATCACCTAATTGTTGTCAATGTTACTCAAATTATTAAGTTTAggaataatcataatttttttctaatgtaattaagcacatctatattttttttgtcaacttttGACCAAATCTCTTTCTAATTAACTCTTATTCATATTACTAagcatatttaaattaatattttcacaaTATGTTTTTCCTATCTTTTattagatttgaacttgaaataaTAACTTTACAAGTAAACTAATTTagcactttttttatattaatatttaaggtTTTGTTTAGTTAGTGTTctagaaaagaaataacaaatataaaaaagataaaaatatatttggttggagagacaaaaataaagatataaaataaatttatctcttatttttatgataattttagaatgaatttttatttaaaaaacgaGGTACAAGAAGACACATCCCCTCAATTATCTATCTTTTATATCTCGATATAGTAATCAAACAATATCTAATAGAATAGATTGTAGAAGCAAGATGAAATCATTCCTGTCACTACATAACAGAAAAacttactttattttatttttaataaaacatgaatatttattgaagtacaaaaaagggaaaaacatagGACATGCAAGGATTTTtcacaaccttttttttctttttttggtgttcataatcatattaatcactatataaaaacaaaggaaggatttatttttagaaaaggaATTCAAGTTAAGAAAAATGAGATACAAGATACAAGTACAAACAAAGAAgtttaggaagaaaaaaaaaggggtatttttatctattttatattgatttggtGGCATGACTGAGTGGTAAGGCAAGGGACTAAAATAATATCTGaatgatatctttttaattataataaaataaatattttaatgatttcgtgctcatattttaaaagtaaaatgaaaacaaatgatAGAAAAGTTATTCCAGcagaattctttttaaattttttattttgataaaccggttcttattataattatatgtagacaataaaaaacaacaaaaccttttttagttattattcaaaatagaaaaaaaaatcttatacatACCCTAGTGTTTACGAGTGATGCTTGTGTTTGTTAAATAGTTGGatgtaattattgtttttttttctttcaaaaaaattaattaaagtccCTACAtgctaaggaaaaagaaattaatgcctctttatataattaaacatgaaataaaaccatTTAGTGTATCAATTTAATTAGCATAAAGGAGGTGGTGTAACCTtacagaagaaaaataaaggaaagaggatttgaatgatttttctctttatacttttcttaattttgttgcttccacttatttttataaattaatttaatatcggtttattatttgtttcttcTTAATCAGTATGAACAATATCCTTCAGCGGTATCGACAATGTTGCTACAACACACAAGACGCCAACATTCCTGAGGAAGGGTCACATGTTTGTTTTATTCATCTTATTTTAATCCTTAAACTAATTTCACAATTCTTATTTCCAATTCTTgaacttaattctttttttttttttgttacaatatctttttaaatgcattaatctgttctttttttgttgatcaATTCCAGAACTTATACCAAGAGGTCTCCAGGTTAAGGGCAAAATGTGAGACTCTTCAACGCTCTCAAAGGTGATCTCACTTTTtaatctcttcatttttttctaaataaaaataagtattttaaaatgCGACTAAAAATACTTAATGGTAGATAAGATATCGTTTCTAGAGGGAGGAGGgaagtaaataattttttccctAAGTAGGGTTTGATTGAATATGAGGCCCTTTCTATCCCTCAAGCTCTGTACTGAATCTAGAAGGAATAGAAAGAGTAagatcacgagttcgaattaCATCTAATTtgtataaataataaactaaGAAATATTGTAAAAGatatggaaaaaatattgtttcttaTGCTACTATTCTTTAAGAAACAAATCACTATGAATTgtcacaatgatttttttagtacctttacttttttcctttgattacATCTTTATAGACCCAAATTGATGGTCAATTAGGCATATTTACTAAGGAAATGAAATATTCAAAGATAGGACTAAAATGAAAGACATGGTAAaatagatgatatttttaaacatgGAGCTAAACATATACTTTGATCCTTcaacttttcaaattataaactttcaGTCCCTCACAATTtctgaaattcaattttgatcccaagttttatttttcttatttttggtcattggtttgaaagagaagagagaaagtggtTAGATTccggtaaaaaaaagaaggtgatTTTAGTGTAAATGGGTTTCTTTTGATGGAGAAAGTTTACACAAgatgtttttttcccttaaactTGCATGAGATGAAATATTTGAACccaaaaatgtttttagttATGGGTTGATTGTGGGTTTTACAGCTAATATTTGAGTTGTTAGATGTTATAGATATGTTTTACAAGgtggttttttatgttatttttcgggttgaaaataagtttttcttgGTCTGAAACAGACCAGACCAGTCCGATTTCCAGCTACCGAAGGTTGCTAAAATCTAAGGCAATGCAAACAATTTTTTCAAAGCATCAAGAGGCAGACCACCTGTTGTCCGCTCTTCAAGAGATTGTTTTTAACAATAAGGCACATGTGCGTGGGCTACTCTAGGCCTGCATGCCTAagccttatttttttctagttttatcactaaatatttgattgattattagTTGAATAATGTAATTTGTtatggtttgattttattttccagtcactttaatattttattggttctTAACTTCGGGTCATGTGTGTGGCTGATTAACTTCGGCTGCGTAGGAATTGggcttgataattttttttgttgcataaatagttcttaatttatttaattagatgtatgTATAAACTTTTTGAAttccattttaaaatttctttatgtATAAAAACACGTTGTAAAAGTATGCatacacattatttttttaaaaaagaaaaaaataatactcgACCTACTACGAAACACATGTTAAATAGCTTGTACCATTCTACTTTTAAAACATGCTAATAAATTAGAGAATTATATATGTTTCTTCTTCAGGAATTTTCTTGGAGAAGATCTTGAACCACTTGCATTTAAAGAGTTGGAGAAGATTGAGAAACAGCTTGACAAAACTCTTTCACAAGCTAGGCAAAGGAAGGTACATACATTTACACATGCATTATGGTTAAACtcaaagatttatataatttcttaccaattataaaaactagtgtgaaatgtgttaattaatttaattattggcTAAAAAATGATACAATTTTTATGTGAATTGTTCGCCCCTGTTTAAAATCTCTCCAGTTTTTATCTCAAGTCTCAGGGGCTGGACTCACTTTCTATGGACCATTGCAAAGTTCTTCCATGTTATCTACTTGCTAGTATTTTGTACCAAAATACTCATCAGATTGATGATATAGTTGctatatattgaaatattagAATTATTATATAGTCGTTTGATTATTatcttgaaatagaaaagaatcctcttatatatcttaatttgaaaggataaaaattcattttagaactgtcttaaaatatatttattttatatttttatctatttaccTTTAATAGATTTTCTTATCTTAATTTGTAGGTGACTTTTTGGCAATTAGGGTTacatattctttctttttaggttttgaaAGTAGTCAGCATTGTTTTCTACGTTTGGTGTTCCTGTCTAATGATGGTTTTGAAGTCTTCTGCTGCAGAGTGGCCCATATTGTTCCCTTTCAATCTCCTTGCTGGTCTTTTCGAGCTAGCTAttctatataatatttaatatataaagatCATCTTTCAAATggtaaaattgataaagatgaCCATAATAATGCTTAATTTCTCCTCATCAATGCAGACACAACTGATGTTTGATAGAATGGAAGAGTTACGCCAAAAGGTAAGATTGCAtagctcccccccccccccacccccccccaAACTTTGCTTCCATCAACTGCTAAATCTATGGCAGCCGTAATAGCCTTTGCAAACTTTTCACCCTCCCTTTGACTCTCTGGGGAAGCGTCACGATCAAATCGAAGAGAATGTTTAATGCAAATATTGACATGATGGTTAAAGACTTGCTCAAGCTGTGGTGGACTGAAAACAGAATCACTGTTACAAAATTTGATCATCTTTCTTATCATGCAGGAACAAGAGCTTGAAGAGGAAAACAAACAGCTCAAGACCAAGGTATTCTTCTTTCTCGACCTTGCACATTTATACAAGTCACATGAAATGTAATCCAAATTGTGTATGATGGTAATGCATGGAAGCTGTTTATTGTCTTCATACAAGGAGGGGATTAAGCTGGTTAAGTTTGCTGatggtttttgaaatttcagctagAGGAAGTTGTTCCGCGTCTCCCAGCTATTCAAGGTGTAGGAGACCCTAGCAAGGCAGATGGATATAAGCATTCTGAACCTCTACCCACTTTACAGATGGGGTAtgcctctttcttcttcctctttaatTTAGTGAACTATGTTGGACGTTTACATATGAATTACTTATCCAGTGTTAGGAATAGTTgaaatcgtgtttttttttaagttttaatttttttttgttttaattttaatttttagatcattttggtatgttgatgtcaaaataatatttttaaaaataaataatattattttgatgtattttcaaataaaaattactttaaattataactACTATCACATTCTCAAATACTCCTTTAGAATCCTTTTGATAAAGTTACGTCAACATTTTTAAATGGCCACTTAATAAccatgcatgcatatatatgatattaagtgttcattaattaatatttagagaataaaattcttaatttctcaaaattaattaagtaaaattCCTAAGCCCTAAAAGCTTTAGTCTCAAATTTTTTACAAGTACTTGTAGTGTGTGGAAGCTTATGTACATTTAGGACTTTAATTTAACCCGACCTTATTAATTACAATATTGGTTAACTCTTAAGATCACAGCATTAAATTAATCCTgacttataattaattaattttatcacatGGTTTTAATAagcaaattttgattttcaatgaaGCTTTTGTGtacaaaaaaattgacttgaGAGCATGATATATAGAAGTAACTTTTTGTCACTTAacctaaaacaattttttttttttgcacaaaaaATGTTTCTTGTCAAACAGGCACCATCAATTTGTTTACCAAGAACAAGCCTTTGATGCCAGGACTAACATTCCAGGAAAGAGCAACCCTACTCCAAGATGGCTCTCGTGAAGTATTATAAGTCCTTCGAGTGTGTGTATGATGAGTTATTAATGGGTTCCAAGATGTCTTCCAAAATTGTTGATGTTTGATGAACATGAACGTGTTTAATTAGCTCAAGTAATTAATGACATTGTAgtatttattctaattaaagCATGATTTGGAACTGTTTGAGATTTGGCTATCTGTACTGCTTGATTTAAATGTTATTAACAAAGCTCTGTAAAAGCATGTCCTCTTGAAAAGTATCTAGCCAAACTTGGGACCAAGTCCCTGTAGAAAATGATATCTTCATCGATTTAAAAATTTCcaatatcatatcaaaaaaactatttatgttgaagagtttaattaagttattagatgaggtattaatatattatttatattattttcaaataaatataatgtataGAAAGAGAGGCTAGGctgaaggggaaaaaacaaaagaaaggacTAGGTAGGACTGGTCCAACTGGAGAAAAGAATTTCTTCAAGGTTCAAGCAATCCTTTGATCCCAGCTGCGGCAAAAATTGAAGGACGAAGGACGAAGAAAGCAAGGCTGCAAGTGCTGGCGTTCAGGCTGCCTTTCATTGCAGTAGCGAATTGATTGAGATTGAGTTTTTAGGAAGCTCAACAACGTTTTGAATGTTCCACTTAATTCTTCCTTAAACTAAGGACTCAACCTCGACTGTTCACTCCGATTCAGGCCACCGAttctatgaaaaaaacaacCGGTACCCACCCGGTTTAATGGGTTCAATTACATAGATAGTCCTTTATCATAACCGAATCAGTTGAGTCCTTAGTTTATCAATTCAAATTGAACCGACCAATCTGGTCTGGTTTTAATAACAATGATTGAATTATGAttgtaattatagtttttattagtTTACAAGTTTATGGgttgaattattgtttttttgaaacctAACCAAAAACATCTAGGTCGtagataattttttcatattgtttttcgACCTAGTCCAACAAGTTAATCTTGAAATCTTCCGACCTGATTTTTTATCTAActcgaatttaaaattaaatcatacgAGAGTTAATGCAACAAGATTCAATCGACTTGACTTATCTAAAAATAATCTGCTTGCTTAaccaagatttaaaattaaacattgtGAAAGTCTCCATCCAGTTGGCTTGGTTAGTGCAAAAGCAACTCGATCGatccataaaaatatttgaagatgaaattaaaagaaaaaaaatttaacaaaataaaaaactttatgacCTGATTCTTtacttaaattgaatttaaaattaaattctgtTGAAGTTAAATTAATGGAATGCAAGCAACTTggttagtaaaaaaacaatttaaataatcattactttgtttaagaataaaattaaaaaaaattaatgaaattaaaaagaaaaaaataaaaaataaaaaaagggtgcAGCGCAGCAATGCACCCCTGTTGTTTTAGCATGGAGGAGAATAGTTCTGATTGTAGTCGTGGATGTTGCTATAATggtaattagaaataaaaagttaatttttggtccaaatttgttttttcagtgaTATTGGAGGGTGAATTGAATTATTGGAGTTCAGGCTTTGGAAGGACTACGGTAATTTTCAAGGGCTTAATGTGCAAATATGCTTAAACTTCAAGGACTAAAGTgatcttttgataattttggagGGATCCAACCATTGCTCGtacttaaaattataaatagtatGAATCAAAAGCTAGAAGAGCTTTGAAATAAagcatttaataataataaatctgcTTTTCAATTCTTAACGATGAGTCTTGTTCGAATTCTACTGCTAGCTCTTGTTTCATCAGACACAATTAATTGACTTTTCGAtcaaaaatccaagaaaaaacgACATCATCATATGTCGTTTACATGGCtgtaaaagtaaaagaaattaacttcaaatttaCAGACTTACCCATGTCGTCTAGCTAGGGCTAATTGTAAGATAAAGTTTTTCTTAACGATGATGACGATAACAGCCATTTCATGTCGTCTATACAGCATATATACAAACAATTTTCATGCATCCATGTCCTTCTTGCAAAAACAGTCACCCTCCTCGGACCTTCCAATACTACATCGACATCGACATCGACATcgcgatatatatatatatatatatatatatatatatatatatatgatcagaATCCCAAGTTCAGTAGGTATCCCATTATCCTAATTAAGAACAAATTGATGCATGATTACTGGTAATCTATATCTTATGTCGAGGGAAAATAATTTCATCTTACTCGGAATGGAGAAAACTTCCTATAATCTCCGTGTTTTGATGGAGtaaatcaattttgatccctAATTAATTCATAGTAGGAAAATCAATTAAGCCTATAATATATATGTGTAAATTGGAATAACATGCCAAGAATAATCGTTACTTGGTGATTAACATTAATCTTAATCTCAATTTCTTGAAAGCAAATTCTGgttagaaatacaaaaaaaaaataaaaaattatggggAAAAAGGAGAATAATTATGAGTAGTTATTTCTTAgttagttttatatttatttatttattaaaatagtatatataaataattattttttctgaatACTGTAAAATCCCTCTTTAAAAAACTGCTTGTGGCCGGCCAGATATTTTTTGTGAACCATTGGCGGAGGTCAAAAGACAAAAATGTTGCTTTTCTTTAGTTTATGAATTTGCAAGATGCATCGTCGGATACTTTCCAGCTAATTGTGCTGCTAAGATTCACCTTCTTTCTTCACAGCCTTGGTCATCAAGGTTGCCACGTCATCAAAACATGCATGCACATTCAATATATGATATTCTTTACCAACCCTAAACCCTCAGGAAACCGATTACCTGGAATGTAGATTTGGATTaggtttctttttaataattatttaaaatattaaccgattataattaatttaaaacctgattggatataataaaaaagtttgaattaattttaatttcttataatatttttaatcaacaaTTCAATACAATAACCTAATGATCCAATGACTCGTAATTAATATCTTAGTTTGATCAATCAATGCTAAGTCTAACAAACATGAATATAGTTTATTTACAATTCAATTGGGGTAACAAGGACATATTCCACTAGATATTTAAGTATTGGGTCGTTTACAATTGCATTacaaacaatgttttttaaaattttaaatttttttgtttaagatttttttttatatttttaaattgtttccatgtgtttatgtcaaaaatactttttaaaaaataataaaaaatattattttaaaacattttcgaataaaatatacattaaaaaataattgttaaataataaaaacatcatatcATATTCATCATGCTCTCATAGTTATATAGATGCCAtgtcatgttatatttttaaaatcattgaattcaaattgaCATAATTTACtgtattttatataatacaGTAAATTATGTCAATTTGAATtccatgattttaaaaatataacatgagaACATTAAATTGTATCATAAAATTACAACAATTAATCCAAATTCAaatcattaaattcaaaatgatgatatttaaaatatgcAAAGatccatataaataaataaaaacatatatcacTTCCCAATTATAATTAACAGTAAAATgttatgattaattaattatttttaaagctaGAAGGactatttaattgatttattttaaactaGAGGGactgatttattatttattaaaacaaaaattaaacaacaatgTTAACATCTAAGAATAagacaaaaagaaaggaagataaaataaaatactaggAAAGTGATAattaaaaggcaaaaaaagagagaaaggaatagATAATTAGTTTGCAGCTCTGTTTGTCAACTTGTCACTTAGAACGATCCTTGAGGATAGTGTAAGGTCTCCAACAAAGCAAGCACCGTCATCTCCTCCTTCCATAactcctcttctcctcttctttatAAGACACCTACACTGCACCACacttcctcctcttcctcctcttcctcctcctcttcctctctctTGATTCTTGCTTTTAACGCTTGTAAAATGGCTGAGGATTATGTCCCATGTAATTCTCTtttgtttcatttcttttaaagttgTTGCTTTCTTGATTGATCAATACTATGCttgttgtttctttgttttgatgTTCTTTTCGATGATTTCTTATTGGGTTTGAGCtggttttgtgtttttctccttttattttgtgcGTGTGATTCTTGATCTtgggtttcttgttttttctttcatagaCCTTTCTTTATTCCTCTTTGGTTTGTTGTCTCTGTTTGAGTCCTGTAGAAAGTTTTTCTTATCTTGTACAATGAAGTTACTGTATACTAGCTTATAGTGCTTTAGGTGGACCAACCCTGAAAAAGATAGGATTGATTTTGTGAATTTATCAGTGACTATTGATTTGTGATCTAATCAAGATTGAAAATTTGTGTTAATTCACAGTTAgttgaattgtttttcaatctgAATCTGctttaaagagatttttttggTCTTGGGAATGACAAAGGGAggcatagtttttttattgactcCAATTTGCTGAGTGATTTTGTAGTTATTGATGTGCAGATTGTACTGATATCAAGCAATTGAAAATCTGTAGGTGATTCTAATAATCATGCATTGAATATGAAAGAAGGAGCGAATGAGTCGCTAGTTGTTTGTTTCGGGGAAATGTTGATTGACTTTGTACCAACAGTTGGTGGGGTTTCACTGGCTGAAGCACCTACTTTCAAGAAGGCTCCTGGTGGTGCTCCTGCTAATGTGGCCGTTTGTATATCAAAACTAGGTGGTTCATCAGCTTTTATAGGCAAGGTGCATTTGGATATGGTTCTGGGGTACTTATTTATGGAATGACTTGTTGCGTTGCACATGCCAAACACTTGGTTAATTCATTTCATTTGGTGTTTTTGATGCATTGAGTAAATGGAActtaaattgaaattgcattgatTTATCATAAAGATTTCATTTCAATTGGAATTTGGTTAAACTTTTGGCCAAATGGAATTTTGTAATTTCACAGTAAACTGTACGTTGCAGGATCTCagtcccctgtttttttttttttaatgttgtgaACGGTTTTGGTGTCCATGAATCCATGCTTTTTATCTAGCCATAGTTCTAATTTCAACTTTCGTGGCATATTTTCCCAGCTTGGTGATGATGATTTTGGGTACATGCTGTCTGAcattttgaaacaaaacaatGTGGATAATTCTGGTGTGCGATTTGATTCCACTGCGAGGACTGCTCTGGCATTTATTACGCTCAGAGCTGATGGTGAGCGTGAATTCTTATTTTTCCGTCATCCAAGTGCAGACATGCTTCTTCAAGAATCAGAATTAGATATAAACCTCCTTGAGCAGGTCTGTTTTCTCCTTT belongs to Populus nigra chromosome 18, ddPopNigr1.1, whole genome shotgun sequence and includes:
- the LOC133678349 gene encoding agamous-like MADS-box protein MADS3, producing MGRGKVVLERIENKISRQVTFSKRRNGLLKKAYELSLLCDAEVALIIFSSHGKLFEFSSIDMNNILQRYRQCCYNTQDANIPEEGSHNLYQEVSRLRAKCETLQRSQRNFLGEDLEPLAFKELEKIEKQLDKTLSQARQRKTQLMFDRMEELRQKEQELEEENKQLKTKLEEVVPRLPAIQGVGDPSKADGYKHSEPLPTLQMGHHQFVYQEQAFDARTNIPGKSNPTPRWLS